One Lacunisphaera limnophila DNA window includes the following coding sequences:
- a CDS encoding methylated-DNA--[protein]-cysteine S-methyltransferase, whose product MPHTLFPTAFGTCGLAWNDTGLTGFQLPEETEALTEQHLGAKARSQRATEAAPDWVQKLIRRVQLHFEGTLQDFTDARLDWSRVTDFQQAVYLHALAIRPGYKKSYGEIAKLMALGHEAARAVGTALATNPWPLIVPCHRVVSASDKMTGFSAPGGVRTKTRLLTLEGAELLSE is encoded by the coding sequence ATGCCCCACACGCTCTTCCCCACGGCCTTCGGCACCTGTGGCCTTGCGTGGAACGACACCGGCCTGACCGGCTTTCAGTTGCCCGAGGAAACCGAGGCCCTGACCGAGCAGCACCTGGGCGCCAAGGCCCGCAGTCAGCGCGCGACCGAGGCGGCTCCCGACTGGGTTCAGAAACTCATCCGGCGCGTCCAGTTACATTTCGAGGGCACGCTGCAGGATTTCACCGACGCCCGGCTGGACTGGTCCCGTGTGACCGATTTCCAGCAGGCCGTCTACCTGCACGCCCTCGCGATCAGGCCGGGTTACAAGAAAAGCTACGGCGAAATCGCCAAGCTCATGGCCCTGGGTCACGAGGCCGCCCGTGCCGTGGGCACCGCTCTCGCCACCAATCCCTGGCCGCTGATCGTCCCCTGCCACCGCGTCGTCTCCGCCAGCGACAAGATGACCGGCTTCTCCGCCCCCGGCGGCGTGCGCACCAAAACGCGCCTCCTCACCCTCGAAGGCGCGGAGTTGCTGTCGGAATGA